Below is a genomic region from Thermodesulfovibrionales bacterium.
AATAAAATCCCTGAAACATCCCCCTGAAGTAGTCCTCATGACCGCCTTCGGGACCATAGCCTCGTCCGTTGAAGCCATGAGGAAAGGCGCCTATGATTATCTCACAAAGCCCCTTGACAAAGATGATGTCCTCTTGACCGTCAAACGCGCGCTGGAGAGGACCGAACTCCTCCGGGAAAACCAGGAGCTCCAACTCGCGCTCTATGACCGGTTCAGGATCGAGAGGATCATCGGGAATTCAAAGGTCATGGGAGAGGTGATTCACACCGTCAGAAAGGTTCACCACTCTCCGGTGACGGTCCTGATCCTCGGCGAGAGCGGCACGGGCAAGGAGCTTATCGCACGGGCACTACATTATAACAGCCCCCGGGCCACGAAGCCCTTTACCGCCATCAATTGCGCCGCGATCCCGGAAAATCTCCTCGAGAGCGAACTCTTCGGCTATGAGCCGGGATCCTTCACTGGTGCGACATCACGGAAGATCGGTCTCTTCGAGGCGACGAGCAGCGGCACCCTCTTTCTCGACGAGGTCGGCGACCTGCCGCCCATGACGCAAGCAAAGATTCTCAGGGTCCTCCAGGAAAAGGAGATACGGCGCCTCGGCGGAAGGGAGCCGATCAAGGTCGATGTAAGAATAATCGCTGCGACGAATAAGGATATCGAGAAGGAGATGAAAACCGGGAAATTCAGGGAAGACCTCTATTACCGGCTGCGGGTCGTCACCATAGAACTCCCCCCCCTGAGAGAGCGGAGAGAAGACATACCCGATCTGGTCTCTTTCTTTCTGAAACGTTACAACAACGAGTTCGGCAAGCGGCTGAGAGGAGTTGACGAAACTGCTCTGAAGGCCCTTGTCGAATATCACTGGCCCGGCAATGTGAGACAGCTCGAGTCTGTTATCGAGAGGGCTGTCCTCATGAGTGAGTCGGATACGATAGCGCTGAAGGACATCAAGAGTGAGCTGCGGTCTTCGCAGCATCAGGACCTCTTCGATATGGACATCCCTGAAGAGGGCATCGATTTTGAGGAACTGGAAAAGGAACTCTTGAAGAAGGCTATGCAGAAGGCAAATAACGTCGCAGCAAAAGCGGCAAGGCTCCTCGGTATGAGCTATAAGACCTTTTGGTACCGATGGGAAAAATTCAATCTCGAAGTTTCTTCCCTAAAAAAGGAAGACTCTCCCTAAAAAGGGAAACACGAAGGTCCATCCATTCCGCAAAAGGGGAGCGAACCGGTAACTCCCCAATTTTACATTATTAATTTTTATCTGCTCCTTCACGCGTTCTGGCATGGATTTTGATAAATACTATGTAGCAATGAATATATGAAAGGAGGTGATTTTATGAAAAAGGTACTAGCGATTATCGTTTCAGTTCTCTTTGTTCTGTCCGTTGCGGGGCTCGCCTTCGCAGCAGACCAGAAGGCAGCTCCTTCGCCTGCTCCTGCAGAGAAGAAGGAGATGTCTCCTGCCAAGACAGAGGCCGCTCCCGCAGCTGAGAAGAAGGCTCCTGCAAAGGTAAAGCAGGTTACCGGAGAGGTTGCTGCAGTTGATGCAGCCGCGAAGACCCTCACGGTGAAGGCCAAGAAGGGTGATGTCATGCTTTCAGCGGATGACAAGACCAAGTTCGGCAAAGGGAAGACTATCGCCGACATAAAGGTAGGCGATAAGGTCACGGTTAAGTATGCAGAGATGGACGGCAAGATGGTAGCGAAGAGCGTCACGGCTAAAGCAGCCAAGGCGGAGAAGAAAGAAGCCGCCCCTGCAGAGAAGAAAGAGACAAAACCTGCTCCTGCGAAGTAGTTCTTTTTTTGACAGAGAGGCACTGATACCTTCAGTGCCTCTTTTGTTTTTTATCGACTTTCCTCCATGAAGACTCGTAACAGGATATCCGTTTCGTATATAATATTTTTTTATTCGCCCGAATCGGGACGACAAAGATAACGGAGGACTTCTATGGCGCGTTTTGAGTTTGCTGACAGGGTAAGGAATCTTCCGCCCTACCTCTTTGCAGCCATCGACAAGATGAAGCAGGAGGCCTTATCTCGGGGTGTGGACCTCATCGACCTCAGCATAGGTGACCCCGATATTCCGACGCCTGATCATATCGTGAGGGCGATGAAATCTGCTGTTGAAAAACCCGCACACCACCGGTACCCGTCATACGAGGGGATGCTCTCATTCCGAGAGGCTGTAGCAAACTGGTACCATAGAAGGTTCAAAGTCGCCCTTGACCCGCAGAGTGAAGTCCTCTCACTCATCGGTTCAAAAGAGGGCATCGGGCACATCCCCCTCGCCTTCGTGAACCCAGGGGATGTCGTCCTTGTTCCTTCTCCCGGTTACCCTGTATATCCTGTAGGCACCCTTTTCGCGGGCGGCCAAAGTTATCTCATGCCCCTCGTCGAGAGAAACAACTACCTGCCGGATCTTTCGTCCATTCCCGGAGACGTATTAAGAAAGGCGCGGTTGATGTTTCTCAATTACCCGAATAATCCTACCTCCGCCGGGGCGGACAGGAGATTTTACCGGGAAGCGATCGAAGTCGCCGAAAAGCACGACATCATAGTCTGTCACGATGCCGCATACTCAGAAATATACTATGACGGCAGGAGACCGATGAGTTTTCTGGAGGTAGATGGGGCAAAGGAGGTGGGAATCGAATTCCATTCGCTCTCCAAGACCTACAACATGACCGGCTGGAGGATCGGTTTTGCCGTCGGAAACAGCAATGTTCTCGCAGGGCTCGGCAAGATAAAGACGAATCTCGATTCCGGGGTCTTTCAGGCTGTCCAGGAGACCGCTATCGTGGCTCTCGGAACGGAAGATGATAGGCTTTCAGAAATACGGCATATCTATCAGGCACGGAGGGATGCACTTTACGAAGGATTGAAGAATCTCGGATTCCATCTCGTCAAACCGGAGGCGACATTCTACCTCTGGTCAAACGTGCCCGCTGCTTTCGATTCCTCTCGATTCGTCACGCATATCCTGAAAGAGGCAGGCGTACTCGCGACGCCGGGGAATGGATTCGGCAGCCCGGGTGAGGGATATGTGAGGTTCGCCCTCACCGTTCCTGTTGAGAGAATCAAAGAAGCGGTGCAGCGGATCGGAAAGGTCCTTTGAGAAAGCGGCAAGGGCGCCGCGATACGGGGCTCTTCAACGCCGCTGCCTTTCGAAATGAAACCTTCGGCCTTTAATCAATGCCTATCGCCTATATCGGCATAGGTTCAAATCTCGGAGATAGAGAGGAAAACTGCCTCAGGGCAATCGACCGTCTATCAAGAGAGGGAATAACCGTCAAGAAACGATCGTCCCTGTACGAGACAGAGCCATGGGGTCTGAAAGACCAGCCCAAGTTTATCAACGCGGCTGTCGAAATAGAGACCGAGCGGGAGCCAGAGGAACTTCTCGAGACACTGAAGAAGATAGAGAACGACTTTGGAAAACAAGCCCCCTCCGCAAAATGGGGTCCCCGTGTCATTGACCTCGATATCCTTTTCTACGATGATCGCATCATACATAACACCGATCTGGAAGTTCCCCACCCCCATCTGCACGAGCGGGATTTCGTCCTGAAGCCCCTCTCAGAAATAGCCCCCCAAAAGATCCATCCCCTCCTAAAGAAGACCTTGGCAGAGCTTTTGACTGAGCTGGACAACGAATGAACCGGCCGGGTTTTCCTGGGAGGTCTGGGGATAGGGAACTATCTCACCTCTGCGAATGAGACTTCCGACCCTGCTTCAAGATAATGGGATCCTTTCTTCACCCAGAGTATCTTTGCCTTCTGTCCGCTCAAATCGGGCAGGGCGTGCTTAGTTATGGTTATGATCTGTCCCTGTTGCACCGATGTCTCGGTGAGGAAACCAAAACCTTCAGGGGAAACGTTCAGCGTGATCCCTGCAAAGATTTCCTTCGATCTCTCATCAATGTAGAATTGGAAATTCGCAAGAATCTCGTGGCGAGCACTTCTTCTTTTCTTTGTTTCCACGGTCGCCTCCTGACCCCCAAGAAGAAAAGGGGAACCTTATCCGGAGATTTCCTCGTCATCCTCCCGATTCATGCAGGGGAAATACGCCTGGGCTTCGAGTTGCGCGAGGCCGATCTTACGTGGCGCCCCGGCGAATGCTTTAGGCTTCCCCGACCCTCATAGGGGGCTTGCTCACCACACCCGGCACGTCGGGCCCCTTTACACTTAGTGTTCCCTCGACCTCGAAACCCAGGGCGATCTTCCCTTTCTCACGTCATCCTTCTCCTTCCTTAGATACACTCTGTACCGAGGCAGCCGGGAAGTCAATCCTACCTGGGTAGGGGGTGCCAGATGGGACGCCGCCAATGATGTTTATGTGCAATCTCCATCCGGCAAAAAAAAGGCCTGTGAATTCACAGGCCCGATCTTCGCAGGAAGACGTCTTATTTTTTCTTCTTTGGCGCCGGTGCAGCCTTCGGTGCTTCACCCGGCTGCTGAGCCGCAGTCCAGTTGTTCAGGTCATGAGCGATGTTGTGGCACTCGCCGCATGAAGGGAACTTCCTCATAATGCCTGCCGGATGAGGCGAGCCATGGCAATTCTGGCACTGCGGCACCATCTTGTGCTTCTCCTGATGACAGAACGCGCATGCGAAGGCCGCGTGCTTTGTCTTACTGGCAGTCAGGAGGTCATAGGCCTTTTGGTGGCATGCACCGCAATCCTTTGACGGCACATCGGCGGCGTAGGTCACGGCCTTCGGCATATGTGCCTTGTGGCATTTCTTACATTCTGCCGCGGTCATCTCCGCAGAATGCGGCTTGTGGCACTGCAGGCACTGCGGGACTTTGCGGTGGACGCTGTGACAGGTCGAACAGTCAAGGGCGGTATGCTTGCTCTTGTTTTCCCTCAACTGGGCTATCTGCGGCGTATGGCAGGTGACACAGGCATCCGTCACCTTACCGGTAAAAGTAATGTTCAGGGGAGTATGGGGGTTCTTGTGGCAACCGAGACAGCCTTTAAGTTCGAAGTGGGGCTTTCCCATATGGCAATCGTTGCACTGGGGAATCGGTTTCTTAACGGTCGGGGGATGGCCGATATGACAGCCTGTACAGCCGACTTCCTTGTGCTTTCCTCCGGCCGCGGCAAGATCGGCCGGTGGTGCATCATGACATTTCGAACACTCTTCATTTGTCAAAGCCGGCTTTGTCTGGGCCGGCGACATGCCGGAATAGGTGAGTACCGTCGCCATGAGCACGACCAGTAACATCAGAGCCGCGAGACTACCGCTTTTCATTGATTTCATCTTCCCTCCTTCGTTGTTCATCATTGCGATATCTTGCCCCTTTGCTGCCGAGTTTCCTTTGATGCTTCCTTCTGCTGCACTGCAGGCCAGTTGTCCAGATCATGAGCGATCTTGTGGCAGTCCCCGCAGATCGGGAACTTCACCATGAGGCCTGCCGGGTGGGGTGAGCCGTGACAACCCTGGCATTTCGGTATCATCCTGTGCTTTTCCTTATGGCAGAAGGCACATCCCAGGCTGGCATGTTTTGCTCCGCTCGCGCTGAGGAGGTCCAGGGATTGCCTATGGCATGCCCCGCAGTCTTTTGAAGTGGTGTCAGCCGCAAAGGTCACAAGGTTCGGGCTGTGCGCCTTGTGGCATTTCTTGCAGTCGGCTACGACCATTTCCGCCGAGTGCGGCTTGTGGCACTGTGTGCACTGAGGAAATTTGCGGTGAACACTGTGGCAGGTGGAACACTCAATGGCACTATGCCTGCTTCTGTTGTTCTTGAGTTCATCAACCTGCGCTGAATGGCAGGTGACACAGGTACCCTTGATGTCCGTAAAGGAAATGTTCAAGGGCGTGTGAGGATTTCTGTGGCAACCGAGACAGCCTTCAAGTTCGAAGTGAGCCTTCCTCGTCTTCAGATGGCATCTGTTGCAATTCTGGATCGCCTTTGTCGCGGTCGGCGGATGGCCCAGATGACATCCGATACACGGGACGGCCCTGTGCTTTCCTCCGGCGGTCTTTATCTCATCTGCCGCAGCTGCATGACAATCCTTGCAGCCCTCCTTCTTTTGCTCCGTCTGGGCCGAAGCCATGCCGGAGCAAACAAGGAACAATGCGATACTCAGGACCAACGCCCCTGCAGTCACAAGACCGCGGATCCTCGATGCCGCCTTTCTCCCCTCGTTAAGAGAAATTCCTAGATCACCCCCTGTCTATCCTGTCTCACTGATAGGGCCCACTTACCGCGAAAATCACCGTGATTATGCCATAGTTCCGCAAGCGAGTCAACAGTCAGGGGGGACTCAGAGAGGACCTCTGGTCACCGCCGTTCTTCATTCTCGCGTGCAGTAAGGTGTAACTCTTCCAATGGTCATCTGCGTTTTTCGAAGCAGCAGTTTTCGGCTTGCGTGTGCTTACTGACAGAAGAGAGACAGACGAGAGAGGTCTACGCCTTGCCGACGAATTCCCCGAAACCCTTCAGGATTTTCAGACCTAACTCCTGACTCTTTTCCGGATGGAACTGTGTCGCAAAGACATTGTCCTTCCAGACCATGGAGGTAAAGTCGCCTCCATAATCCGACGTTGCAGCGATGATGTCCTGGCTCTGAGGAACGACATAAAAGGAATGGACAAAATAGAAGTAGCCTTCATCGGGAATACCGTCGAAAATCGGGGGCCTCCGCACTATCTTCACGCTGTTCCAGCCCATGTGAGGCACTTTCAGCTCCGACTGAGGAAACCTCACTACCTTGCCCCTGAAGAGGTCGAGGCCCTTACAGACGCCGAATTCCTCCGACTCGCTGAAGAGTACCTGGAGCCCAAGACAGATACCGAGGAACGGTTTGCCTTTCCGGATTCCTGTGATGATCGAATCCGTGAGATTAGCATCGGTAAGGTTCCTGATGCAGTCTCTGAAGGCACCGACACCAGGAAGGACAATCCCCTTCGCATCATCGACGGATGCAGGGTCGGAGACGACCCTCGCATCAACGCCTACCTTCAGGAACCCCTTCTCGACGCTCCTGAGGTTACCCATACCATAATCAACAATGGCTATCATCTTCCCTCTTTTTTCAGTTATATTCTACCAGAGATGAGCTTACCGTTTCCTGGCACGCCGTTATGGCCAGGAGAAGAAACTCCATAGCGACGTTCATGGGAAGCCGCGGCGTTTGAATGAGAGAAAGGGAGGCTCCGGAGCGACGTGGAGAGAGGCCGTCATCGAGTACGAGAAATCGCTGTCGGTTTGTAATGGCGGCGGAAGAGCAGTATGATAGAAGAGAAGATTC
It encodes:
- a CDS encoding sigma-54 dependent transcriptional regulator: MAVVLVVDDEPLQRNILKTILSEEGYEAHVASSGEEALKIAKAYNPDLVLTDLKMDGMDGIELMNRIKSLKHPPEVVLMTAFGTIASSVEAMRKGAYDYLTKPLDKDDVLLTVKRALERTELLRENQELQLALYDRFRIERIIGNSKVMGEVIHTVRKVHHSPVTVLILGESGTGKELIARALHYNSPRATKPFTAINCAAIPENLLESELFGYEPGSFTGATSRKIGLFEATSSGTLFLDEVGDLPPMTQAKILRVLQEKEIRRLGGREPIKVDVRIIAATNKDIEKEMKTGKFREDLYYRLRVVTIELPPLRERREDIPDLVSFFLKRYNNEFGKRLRGVDETALKALVEYHWPGNVRQLESVIERAVLMSESDTIALKDIKSELRSSQHQDLFDMDIPEEGIDFEELEKELLKKAMQKANNVAAKAARLLGMSYKTFWYRWEKFNLEVSSLKKEDSP
- a CDS encoding DUF5666 domain-containing protein is translated as MKKVLAIIVSVLFVLSVAGLAFAADQKAAPSPAPAEKKEMSPAKTEAAPAAEKKAPAKVKQVTGEVAAVDAAAKTLTVKAKKGDVMLSADDKTKFGKGKTIADIKVGDKVTVKYAEMDGKMVAKSVTAKAAKAEKKEAAPAEKKETKPAPAK
- a CDS encoding LL-diaminopimelate aminotransferase, whose amino-acid sequence is MARFEFADRVRNLPPYLFAAIDKMKQEALSRGVDLIDLSIGDPDIPTPDHIVRAMKSAVEKPAHHRYPSYEGMLSFREAVANWYHRRFKVALDPQSEVLSLIGSKEGIGHIPLAFVNPGDVVLVPSPGYPVYPVGTLFAGGQSYLMPLVERNNYLPDLSSIPGDVLRKARLMFLNYPNNPTSAGADRRFYREAIEVAEKHDIIVCHDAAYSEIYYDGRRPMSFLEVDGAKEVGIEFHSLSKTYNMTGWRIGFAVGNSNVLAGLGKIKTNLDSGVFQAVQETAIVALGTEDDRLSEIRHIYQARRDALYEGLKNLGFHLVKPEATFYLWSNVPAAFDSSRFVTHILKEAGVLATPGNGFGSPGEGYVRFALTVPVERIKEAVQRIGKVL
- the folK gene encoding 2-amino-4-hydroxy-6-hydroxymethyldihydropteridine diphosphokinase translates to MPIAYIGIGSNLGDREENCLRAIDRLSREGITVKKRSSLYETEPWGLKDQPKFINAAVEIETEREPEELLETLKKIENDFGKQAPSAKWGPRVIDLDILFYDDRIIHNTDLEVPHPHLHERDFVLKPLSEIAPQKIHPLLKKTLAELLTELDNE
- the hisH gene encoding imidazole glycerol phosphate synthase subunit HisH; this encodes MIAIVDYGMGNLRSVEKGFLKVGVDARVVSDPASVDDAKGIVLPGVGAFRDCIRNLTDANLTDSIITGIRKGKPFLGICLGLQVLFSESEEFGVCKGLDLFRGKVVRFPQSELKVPHMGWNSVKIVRRPPIFDGIPDEGYFYFVHSFYVVPQSQDIIAATSDYGGDFTSMVWKDNVFATQFHPEKSQELGLKILKGFGEFVGKA